From a region of the Candidatus Methylomirabilota bacterium genome:
- a CDS encoding ribbon-helix-helix protein, CopG family: MPTSVRLDAKTESLLRRLARQKRLTKSAVIREAVLYFAREEAARPRKTPFEAAAHLIGSLRGLPPDLSERTGDRFYKMLVEQHRK; the protein is encoded by the coding sequence ATGCCTACCAGCGTTCGGCTCGACGCCAAGACCGAGAGCCTGCTCCGGCGGTTGGCGCGCCAGAAGCGGCTGACGAAGTCAGCAGTGATTCGGGAAGCCGTGCTCTACTTTGCTCGGGAGGAGGCTGCCCGGCCTCGGAAGACCCCGTTCGAGGCGGCGGCTCACCTGATCGGATCCCTCAGAGGGCTCCCACCCGATCTGTCTGAGCGCACCGGCGACAGATTCTACAAGATGCTGGTCGAGCAACACCGCAAGTGA